A single Nitrosospira multiformis ATCC 25196 DNA region contains:
- a CDS encoding ComEC/Rec2 family competence protein produces MRLCILAFVAGVVLLQQQPVLPALAGAWALFPGMACGILLLSCRAPVFARIGKMLWVCLFLGAGFYWATAFAQWRLNDALLPEWEGRDIQVIGVVAELPQTGRTSVRFTFDVEQVLTEGAIVPARLSLSWYKERGSGFMPGPSTPPLNAGERWRLTARLKRPHGTANPHASDFEQWALERNIGATGYVRKDDENIRLEKVVGRPAYQVERLRQDIRDNFLAALPYQAYAGTLVALAVGDQRAIPHEQWQVFTRTGINHLVSISGLHITMLSGLVFTMAYWLWRRSYHLTLRLPARKAAVIAGLVAALGYTLLAGFAIPAQRTLYMLTAVAVTLWLDRSIAMTTVLAWALLAVVALDPWAVLSPGFWLSFGAIAVIMLVSVGRVGRPHWLSSWTTVQWAITLGLIPLLLAMFQQISLVSPIANAVAIPLVSLVVVPLALLATLPPLDFLLVPAHAALDGCMTVMEWLSNAPQAVWSQQAPPFWAVAVGTAGIFWTLLPGKWGWQLGLGTGFPARWLGLVALLPLFLLPLPKPEQGELWLTVLDVGQGLAVLARTENHTLLYDTGPAFTSEADSGSRTIVPFLRGEGIRHLDAMIVTHADSDHSGGGLSVLQAVPVEWLVSSLGEDHPIQQAALNKRRCKAGQSWEWDGVRFDMLHPLEESYNDLRLKSNALSCVLKITTWHGSVLLPGDIEKKSEYQLLKRYGEALSSTVLIAPHHGSKTSSTEEFVRKVNPRWVVFTVGYRNRFGHPKEEVAERYRAVGSRLLRSDIDGAILLRFGGNDLAVERWRVRRMRYWHDSATL; encoded by the coding sequence ATGCGACTTTGTATTCTGGCATTTGTTGCCGGGGTGGTGCTGCTGCAACAGCAGCCAGTGCTGCCAGCGCTTGCAGGTGCGTGGGCTCTCTTCCCCGGCATGGCGTGTGGAATTCTGCTGCTTTCCTGCCGTGCCCCTGTTTTTGCTCGGATCGGCAAAATGCTTTGGGTTTGCCTTTTCCTGGGAGCAGGTTTTTACTGGGCGACTGCTTTTGCGCAATGGCGCTTGAACGATGCGCTCCTGCCCGAGTGGGAAGGGAGAGATATCCAGGTAATTGGCGTGGTTGCGGAGTTGCCGCAAACCGGCAGGACCAGTGTGCGCTTTACTTTCGATGTTGAGCAGGTGTTGACGGAAGGTGCAATCGTGCCTGCCCGTCTTTCTCTTTCCTGGTATAAGGAGCGCGGAAGCGGCTTTATGCCAGGACCTTCAACACCTCCCCTCAATGCCGGGGAACGCTGGCGGCTTACTGCACGGCTCAAGCGCCCCCATGGAACCGCCAATCCGCATGCTTCCGATTTCGAGCAGTGGGCGCTGGAGCGCAACATTGGGGCCACAGGCTATGTGCGCAAGGATGACGAAAATATACGCCTGGAGAAAGTGGTGGGACGTCCCGCTTATCAGGTCGAGCGTCTGCGCCAGGATATCCGCGATAATTTCCTTGCCGCGCTGCCCTATCAGGCTTATGCCGGTACCCTCGTTGCGCTGGCGGTGGGGGATCAACGGGCGATTCCACACGAGCAGTGGCAGGTATTCACGCGGACGGGGATAAACCATCTCGTCAGCATATCCGGCCTTCATATCACCATGCTGTCGGGGCTTGTGTTTACGATGGCATACTGGCTATGGCGCAGAAGCTATCATTTGACGCTGCGGTTGCCAGCCAGGAAAGCCGCAGTCATAGCCGGGCTGGTGGCCGCGCTCGGTTATACGCTGCTGGCCGGTTTTGCGATTCCGGCACAACGCACGCTCTATATGCTCACCGCGGTCGCCGTTACCCTATGGCTTGATCGTTCCATTGCCATGACCACAGTCCTGGCCTGGGCATTGCTTGCAGTGGTGGCTCTCGATCCATGGGCAGTGCTTTCACCCGGCTTCTGGTTATCCTTTGGCGCCATCGCGGTCATCATGCTGGTATCTGTCGGCCGCGTTGGCAGGCCGCATTGGCTGAGTAGTTGGACAACGGTGCAGTGGGCCATAACCCTGGGCCTGATACCTCTTTTATTGGCGATGTTTCAGCAAATATCGCTGGTTTCCCCAATCGCCAATGCGGTGGCGATTCCACTGGTGAGTCTTGTCGTGGTGCCGCTGGCCCTGCTCGCAACCCTGCCGCCCCTCGATTTTCTGTTGGTACCGGCACATGCAGCGCTGGATGGTTGCATGACCGTAATGGAATGGCTGAGCAATGCGCCTCAGGCCGTCTGGAGCCAGCAGGCGCCGCCTTTCTGGGCAGTAGCCGTGGGGACGGCGGGCATTTTCTGGACGCTGTTGCCTGGGAAATGGGGTTGGCAGCTCGGCCTTGGTACCGGTTTCCCTGCTCGTTGGCTTGGTCTCGTCGCGTTGCTGCCGCTGTTTCTGCTGCCTCTCCCAAAACCGGAGCAGGGAGAGTTGTGGCTGACCGTGCTGGATGTTGGGCAGGGACTGGCGGTCCTGGCGCGTACGGAAAATCACACGCTGCTCTACGATACGGGCCCTGCCTTTACGTCCGAAGCCGATAGCGGCAGCCGCACCATCGTTCCATTTCTCCGCGGGGAAGGGATAAGGCATCTCGATGCAATGATCGTCACACACGCCGATTCGGATCATAGCGGCGGAGGGTTGTCCGTGCTGCAAGCAGTACCCGTCGAATGGCTCGTCTCGTCGTTGGGCGAGGATCATCCCATACAACAGGCTGCTCTCAACAAGCGCCGGTGCAAGGCGGGGCAGTCGTGGGAATGGGATGGCGTTCGCTTCGACATGCTTCATCCCCTGGAAGAGAGCTACAATGATCTTCGCCTCAAGAGTAACGCCTTGAGTTGCGTGTTGAAAATTACCACATGGCACGGAAGCGTGCTTCTGCCGGGGGATATCGAGAAAAAATCCGAATATCAATTGCTCAAGCGTTATGGGGAGGCGCTTTCCTCAACGGTATTGATCGCTCCTCATCATGGCAGCAAAACTTCTTCCACCGAGGAGTTCGTGCGGAAGGTGAATCCGCGGTGGGTAGTATTTACCGTAGGTTATCGCAACCGTTTTGGCCATCCAAAAGAGGAAGTTGCGGAGCGGTATCGAGCGGTGGGAAGCAGATTGTTGCGCAGCGATATCGATGGTGCCATATTGCTGCGCTTTGGCGGTAACGACCTTGCCGTGGAGCGGTGGCGCGTTCGGCGGATGCGTTATTGGCACGATTCAGCAACGCTTTAA